The genomic region GCATTGGTCTCCTTGGCATAAGCTTCCTTGTAAGGGTCCATGCGCTCCTTGCGGCCCTTGTAGATGACGCCCGCTGAATCGGAGACCCAGATATTGTCGCGGTTGGCGCCCATGGAGACCAGGATGTTCAGACAGGCAATCGAGGCAGCGCCCGCACCCGATGCAACGATCTTGGTGTCGCAAAGTTGCTTTCCGGCCAGTTCCAGCCCATTGAGGATGGCCGCCGCGGCAATGATCGCCGTTCCGTGCTGGTCATCATGAAAGACCGGAATGTTCATGCGTTCGCGCAAACGCTTTTCGATCTCGAAACACTGCGGTGCCTTGATGTCTTCAAGGTTGATGCCCCCGAAGGTGGGCTCCAGCGCTGCCACCACATTGCAGAACTTCTCCACGTCGGTTTCATCGACCTCGATGTCGAACACGTCGACCCCGGCAAACTTCTTGAACAGAACGGCCTTGCCTTCCATCACCGGCTTGGAAGCCAGCGCACCGATATTGCCCAAGCCAAGCACGGCAGTGCCGTTGGAGACGACGGCAACCAGATTGCCGCGTGAGGTGTAGTCGCTCACCATCGCAGGATCGTCGGCAATGTGCAGGCAGGGCGCGGCAACGCCGGGCGAATAGGCCAGCGCCAGATCACGCTGGTTGCCCAGCGGCTTTGACGGCACGATCGCCAGCTTGCCCGGATGGGGATAGCGGTGAAAGTGCAGCGCTGCTTCTTCCAGTTCGCTGGCCGGCTTGTAGCCGCCCGGTTTCTGTTTTTTTGTTTTCTTGATATCTGACATTAATAAAACTCTATATGACCTTGTTTTAAAATTAGAATGCGTTTGGATTTAGGCCGCCATCCATCAGGAAGTTCTGGCCCGTCATATAGCCGGCATGCGCCGAACACAAAAACGCGCACAGGGCGCCGAACTCGCTTGGTGTTCCAAATCTCCCGGCAGGAATGGCGGCAATCGAAGCAGCCTCTTCGTCCGCAAGGCTCGTGCCTTTTTTGCTGGCTGAATTCTCAAGGTTGGAGCGGATGCGGTCTGTATCCATCTTTCCCGGCAGGATCTGGTTGATGGTGACATTGTCTTTCGCGGTGGTGCGCGCAATGCCGGCCAAAAATGCCGTCAGCCCCGCTCTTGCACCCGATGACAGGTCGAGGCCGGGAATGGCCGAATAGACCGACAGGGACGTGATGTTGACGATACGGCCAAACCGGCGCTTCACCATCCCGTCGAGCGATTTCTGCACCATTTCGATGGGCGTCACCATGTTCTGCACCACGCCCTCGAGAATTGCCTCCCGCCCTAGCTCGCGGAAGTCACGCGGCGGCGGGCCGCCATTGTTGTTGATGAGAATGTCCGGCTCGGGGCAGGCGTCGAAAACATGCATCTGCGTTAGCGGATCGGAAATGTCGCCCAGCACCACGATAACCTTCGAGCCGGTGCGCTCCTGGATATCCCTTGCTGTCTGGTTGGTGACCTCAGGGTTGCGCCCGTTGAGGAAGACTGTGCAGCCGGCGTCTGCCAGATGTTCGGCGCAACCTCTCCCCAGGCCGCGGCTGCCTGCGCATACGATTGCCTTTCTTCCGGCAATTCCCAAATCCATGTCCTGCCTCTCCTCACTTCCAACGGGCACATCACGCCTGCTTACCGTACACAATCCTGTCTGAAAGCTGTCACACCTCTGTCAAGCCGCCGTCATGCAAATCAAGCAAGCCGGCTGCAGCGGCTACCAAGGATGGGGACGATTAAGTGCAACAATTCAGAACCGTATTTCTCTCGGATGTTCATCTTGGTACGGCAGGATGCCAGGCGGCACAACTGTTATCCTTCCTCAGGCAGGTTGAAGCGGACCGCTATTATCTGATCGGTGACATTGTTGATGGCTGGCGCCTGCGCAAGGCCTGGTATTGGCCCCAGGAACACAACGACGTTGTCCAGAAATTGCTGCGCAAGGTGCGCAAGGGCGCCGAGGTCAAATACGTTGCCGGCAATCATGACGAGTTTCTGCGCAGTTATCTGGGCTCGCATTTCGGCGGCATCGAGATTTGCGACCGCCAGGTCCATGAAACAGCCGATGGCAGGCGGTTTCTGGTCATCCATGGCGACCAGTTCGACGTTGTCGTTCGCCACGCCAAATGGCTCGCCTATTTTGGTGATTGGGCCTACGTATTCGCCCTGTGGGCCAACACCTGGCTGAACAAGGTGCGCCGTCAGTTCGGCTTTCCCTACTGGTCGCTTTCGAACTGGGCAAAGCTTAAGGTCAAGAATGCTGTCAATTTCATCGGCGAATTCGAGGTTTCACTCGCCAGCGAGGCACGCGAACACGGTCTGGACGGGGTCATTTGCGGCCACATTCACCATGCCGTCATCGCCGAGCGGGCAGGCATTCAATACTGTAATACCGGCGACTGGGTGGAAAGCTGCACCGCCATTGTTGAAACGCAAAAGGGCAATCTGGAACTGATCCGCTGGG from Salaquimonas pukyongi harbors:
- a CDS encoding SDR family oxidoreductase, with the protein product MDLGIAGRKAIVCAGSRGLGRGCAEHLADAGCTVFLNGRNPEVTNQTARDIQERTGSKVIVVLGDISDPLTQMHVFDACPEPDILINNNGGPPPRDFRELGREAILEGVVQNMVTPIEMVQKSLDGMVKRRFGRIVNITSLSVYSAIPGLDLSSGARAGLTAFLAGIARTTAKDNVTINQILPGKMDTDRIRSNLENSASKKGTSLADEEAASIAAIPAGRFGTPSEFGALCAFLCSAHAGYMTGQNFLMDGGLNPNAF
- a CDS encoding UDP-2,3-diacylglucosamine diphosphatase; this translates as MQQFRTVFLSDVHLGTAGCQAAQLLSFLRQVEADRYYLIGDIVDGWRLRKAWYWPQEHNDVVQKLLRKVRKGAEVKYVAGNHDEFLRSYLGSHFGGIEICDRQVHETADGRRFLVIHGDQFDVVVRHAKWLAYFGDWAYVFALWANTWLNKVRRQFGFPYWSLSNWAKLKVKNAVNFIGEFEVSLASEAREHGLDGVICGHIHHAVIAERAGIQYCNTGDWVESCTAIVETQKGNLELIRWADENAGEDDRTILLPADGKSGSGRMRKAA